A section of the Paenibacillus aurantius genome encodes:
- a CDS encoding SPL family radical SAM protein, translating into MRYPVPLTITTRSPLVLRDLDLLKRLPVLSVNFSLQTMNTEVWKAMEPSTPSPAKRLEAVQALTQAGIPVGVFMAPILPRLTDREADLRAVMEKAAEASVSFVMASYLRLTPDVKVWFFRNLEEKYPHLVPLYAELYQASAYLPRAYKDPKDALIRSLLKEYRLNDTDRDSRFFGSMTASKGITAPHGMASTTEGASFEPEPEPVQLSFTFA; encoded by the coding sequence ATGCGTTATCCGGTCCCGCTCACCATTACCACCCGGTCTCCGCTCGTCCTAAGGGATCTCGACTTGCTGAAGCGGCTCCCGGTGTTATCGGTCAATTTCAGCCTTCAGACGATGAATACGGAGGTCTGGAAGGCGATGGAGCCCTCTACCCCATCACCCGCCAAGCGGCTGGAGGCGGTTCAGGCCTTGACGCAAGCCGGAATACCGGTCGGCGTCTTCATGGCGCCTATCCTCCCACGGTTAACAGACCGGGAAGCCGACCTGCGGGCCGTCATGGAGAAAGCGGCGGAAGCAAGCGTAAGCTTCGTTATGGCCTCCTACTTGCGGCTCACCCCGGATGTTAAGGTATGGTTCTTCCGCAACCTGGAGGAGAAGTATCCTCATCTCGTCCCCCTATATGCCGAGCTGTACCAGGCTTCCGCCTATTTGCCGAGAGCTTATAAGGATCCCAAGGATGCCCTCATCCGCTCGCTGCTTAAGGAGTACCGGCTGAACGATACGGACCGGGACAGCCGTTTTTTTGGAAGCATGACCGCTTCAAAGGGGATTACGGCCCCGCATGGAATGGCCTCCACAACCGAAGGAGCCTCCTTCGAGCCTGAACCGGAGCCTGTTCAGTTAAGCTTTACGTTTGCCTAG
- a CDS encoding radical SAM family protein has translation MKRRIEYDRITTKQILNRVTTPSMPFEWSINPYRGCQHGCSFCYARAFHSFLGMDYDDTFQNHILIKENAAASLEAQLAKMAKSKGGLKQIGRIAIGTATIPTSLRKPPRSLPGSVSKY, from the coding sequence ATGAAGCGAAGAATCGAATACGACCGAATCACCACGAAACAGATTCTTAATCGGGTGACCACCCCCTCTATGCCTTTTGAATGGTCCATCAATCCCTACAGAGGCTGCCAACATGGATGCAGCTTCTGCTACGCCAGGGCGTTCCATTCTTTTCTCGGAATGGATTATGACGATACGTTCCAGAATCATATTCTTATAAAAGAAAACGCCGCCGCCTCACTGGAGGCTCAGCTGGCCAAGATGGCCAAATCTAAGGGAGGTCTTAAACAGATTGGCCGCATTGCCATCGGAACGGCGACCATCCCTACCAGCCTGCGGAAGCCGCCGAGAAGCTTACCCGGCAGTGTCTCGAAGTACTGA
- a CDS encoding ABC transporter substrate-binding protein, producing MFRKMFTGFLAVSLVAMLAGCGAKDTKLADIQKSGKLVLGTSADYPPYEFHKKVNGKDEIVGFDVEIAKAIAADLGVQLEIKDMSFDGLLAALTAGNVDIVLAGMTPDEKRKKSVDFSKIYYQAEQGVVVPAANKDKYKSMDDLKGLRIGVQTGSIQEEIAKTQIPNADIKGLQSVSDLMLQLKSNKVDALVVELPVATAYVDKNKELAVSGLKPKEAVGGSAVAIKKNNPSLVKEVDKTIDKLISGKKIDEFTKNASAQMAE from the coding sequence ATGTTTAGAAAAATGTTTACCGGCTTTCTCGCCGTCAGTCTTGTCGCCATGCTTGCCGGCTGCGGGGCCAAGGACACCAAGCTGGCCGATATCCAGAAGTCGGGCAAGCTCGTGCTGGGGACAAGCGCCGACTACCCTCCTTATGAATTTCATAAGAAGGTGAATGGCAAAGATGAAATCGTAGGATTCGATGTGGAAATCGCCAAAGCGATCGCCGCCGATCTGGGGGTACAGCTGGAGATTAAGGACATGAGCTTTGACGGCCTGCTGGCGGCCCTCACCGCCGGGAACGTCGATATCGTCCTAGCTGGCATGACACCGGACGAGAAGCGCAAGAAGAGCGTGGACTTCTCCAAAATTTATTACCAGGCGGAGCAAGGTGTCGTCGTACCGGCTGCCAACAAAGACAAATATAAATCCATGGACGATTTGAAAGGCTTGAGGATCGGCGTTCAAACGGGCTCCATCCAGGAAGAAATCGCCAAAACCCAAATTCCGAATGCGGATATTAAAGGACTGCAATCCGTCTCCGACCTAATGCTTCAGCTGAAATCCAATAAAGTGGATGCGCTCGTCGTCGAGCTGCCGGTTGCCACTGCTTATGTCGATAAGAATAAAGAACTGGCCGTTTCCGGTCTCAAGCCGAAAGAAGCGGTGGGAGGCTCAGCGGTGGCCATCAAGAAAAACAATCCAAGCCTGGTGAAGGAAGTGGACAAAACCATCGATAAGCTGATCAGCGGGAAGAAGATCGATGAGTTTACGAAGAACGCTTCCGCCCAAATGGCAGAGTAG
- a CDS encoding HAMP domain-containing protein, whose protein sequence is MANQDTNTPEQNENHLDPKDLLHALMAFKKGDFSVRLPYDKSGLAGKIADTFNEIMDTQQELVGEVQDVANVVGKEGKLSRRFTLKNRDGSWETLTDSLNGLVADLSQPTVEMVRVIGAVARGDLTQKIDLETEGRALTGEFLRTANNFNTMVDQLSTFASEVTRVAYEVGTEGKLGGQAQVKNVSGTWKLLTDSVNFMASNLTDQVRNIATVTTAVANGDLSKKITVDAKGEILQLKSTINTMVDQLSTFASEVTRVAREVGTEGKLGGQAEVKGVGGTWRDLTESVNYMASNLTNQVRNIAVVTTAVANGDLTKTITEEAQGEILELKNTINTMVDQLSTFASEVTRVAREVGTEGILGGQAEVTGLDGTWKDLTESVNSMASNLTNQVRNIADVTTAVANGNLSKQITVDAKGEILELKSTINTMVDQLSTFASEVTRVAREVGTEGILGGQADVQGVSGTWKDLTDNVNNMASSLTDQVRNIAEVTTAVANGDLSKQITVDAKGEILELKSTMNTMVDQLRRFSSEVTRVAREVGTEGILGGQADVQGVAGTWKDLTDSVNSMASNLTNQVRNIAVVTTAVANGDLSKKITADAQGEILEMKITINTMVDQLSTFASEVTRVAREVATEGQLGGQAEVQGVGGTWRDLTESVNYMASTLTDQVRNIAEVTTAVANGDLSKQITVDAKGEILEMKSTINRMVDQLRTFSSEVTRVAREVGTEGKLGGQAQVAGVEGTWRDLTESVNYMASNLTDQVRNIAAVTTAVAKGDLSKKITADFQGEILELKNTINTMVDQLSTFASEVTRVAREVGTEGKLGGQAEVEGAGGTWRDLTESVNYMASNLTGQVRNVAEVTTAVASGDLTKKITVDVKGEMLQLKNTINTMVDQLSTFASEVNRVASEVGIEGKLGGQADVQGVSGTWKVLTDGVNNMASNLTDQVRNIAEVTTAVAKGDLTKQITVTARGEISELKNTINTMVDQLSTFASEVTRVAYEVGTEGKLGGQAQVKGIAGTWKDLTDSVNYMAGNLTNQVRNIATVTTAVANGDLSKKITADAQGEILEMKNTINTMVDQLSTFASEVTRVAREVGTEGKLGGQAEVKGVGGTWRDLTESVNNMASNLTNQVRNIAEVTTAVANGNLSKKITVNTQGEILELKNTINTMVDQLSNFASEVTRVAREFGTEGKLGGQADVKDVSGTWKDLTDSVNYMTGNLTSQVRNIADVTTAVANGDLSKKITVDVKGELLELKNTINTMVDQLNSFASEVTRVAREVGTDGKLGGQAQVRGVGGTWKDLTDNVNIMATNLTDQVRGIAKVVTAVANGDLKRKLTVEAKGEIAELAETINNMIDTLAIFAEQVTSVAREVGVEGKLGGQASVPGASGTWRDLTDNVNMLAETLTTQIRAITNVATAVTNGDLSRAIDVQAAGEVATLKDNLNEMIRNLKETTRINTEQDWLKTNLAKFSRMLQGQRDLYAVCRMILSELAPLVSVQHGVLFINETLNGEQVLKLFASYAYQERKHLSNQFKAGEGLLGQCLIEKQRILLTNVPRDYVSINSALGESTPLNIVLLPIIFEDQVLAVMELASFRSFTPIDLAFLDQLTESIGIVLNTMQANMRTEELLMQSQSLTEELQQQQEELQHTNEELEEKAKMLVLQKAEVESKNKEVELAKRFLEEKAEQLALTSRYKSEFLANMSHELRTPLNSLLLLSEQLSDNVDENLTEEQVKFSKTIHESGLDLLNLINDILDLSKIESGTASPEMNEFKLSELADSLERTFSHMAVDKGLDFQIKMEPTLPERITTDSKRLQQVMTNLLSNAFKFTHKGQVHLLIRQVKEGWANDNEILNNAKMVLAFSVSDTGIGIPENKQQIIFEAFQQADGSTSREYGGTGLGLAISREISHMLHGEIKVFSVPNRGSIFTLFLPLELEPALLREKEPKMTPEEVEFQVAATKYVPEVIDLKPTKIDLPSVFIGNSTEELEDDRGHILPGDTVFLIVEDDQKFARILLDTIRKRGMKAIVTSKGNSVLELARHFKPAAITLDIRMTEVDGWSVIDHMKNDIDVRHIPICVITVDDDRIPLLQRGAYAYLCKPVTNEELDKALDKILAFSERTTRNLLVLAMNPDQRKEIVEAVEGSDVNITALETPRKALNQLKKDFDAVIFDNDLEDMSGIQFIRELLKVSPNKEIPIIMNTSKKLTKEEEFELEELLKTCVLKEVKSPVRILDETALYLHFKADELTDTQKSTLTKIHQTDEMIAYKKVLVVDDDIRNIFALTTILERHQMRVIPAESGRDAIDLLEKNPDINIVLMDIMMPGMDGYETMCAIREIPKFKSLPIIALTAKAMKGDREKCIEAGASDYITKPVNSTQLLSLMRVWLYR, encoded by the coding sequence ATGGCCAATCAGGATACGAATACGCCGGAGCAGAATGAGAATCATTTGGATCCGAAGGATTTGCTCCACGCTTTAATGGCTTTCAAGAAAGGAGACTTCTCCGTAAGGCTTCCTTATGACAAGAGCGGTCTGGCAGGCAAAATTGCCGATACCTTCAATGAAATTATGGATACGCAGCAGGAACTGGTAGGCGAGGTTCAGGATGTCGCCAATGTCGTCGGCAAGGAGGGGAAGCTGAGCCGCCGGTTTACCTTGAAGAATCGTGACGGCTCTTGGGAAACCCTTACCGATTCCTTGAACGGACTCGTTGCCGATCTGTCCCAGCCTACCGTTGAGATGGTTCGGGTGATTGGGGCGGTTGCCCGCGGCGACCTGACCCAGAAGATCGATCTGGAGACCGAAGGACGCGCCTTGACCGGCGAGTTTCTGAGAACGGCGAATAACTTTAATACGATGGTCGACCAGCTGTCCACCTTTGCTTCCGAGGTTACACGGGTGGCCTATGAGGTAGGAACGGAAGGGAAATTAGGCGGACAAGCCCAGGTTAAGAATGTATCGGGCACTTGGAAGCTCCTGACGGACAGCGTCAACTTCATGGCGAGCAATTTGACCGATCAGGTGCGGAACATCGCGACGGTTACCACCGCGGTGGCCAATGGCGACCTCTCCAAGAAGATCACGGTGGATGCCAAGGGCGAGATTCTCCAGTTGAAGAGCACGATTAACACAATGGTGGATCAGCTGAGCACCTTTGCTTCCGAGGTTACGCGCGTTGCCCGTGAAGTCGGGACGGAAGGAAAGCTCGGCGGCCAAGCCGAGGTTAAAGGCGTAGGCGGTACGTGGCGTGATTTGACCGAGAGCGTCAACTATATGGCGAGCAACCTCACTAATCAGGTACGGAACATCGCGGTGGTCACTACGGCCGTGGCCAACGGGGATTTGACCAAGACGATAACGGAAGAGGCCCAGGGCGAAATTCTGGAGCTGAAGAATACGATCAATACGATGGTGGACCAGCTGAGCACCTTTGCCTCCGAGGTTACGCGCGTGGCGCGTGAAGTTGGTACCGAAGGAATTCTGGGCGGCCAGGCGGAAGTCACCGGCTTGGATGGAACGTGGAAGGATTTGACGGAAAGCGTCAATTCGATGGCGAGCAATCTGACGAACCAGGTACGGAATATCGCGGATGTGACGACGGCTGTAGCGAACGGGAACCTGTCGAAGCAGATCACCGTTGATGCCAAAGGGGAAATTCTGGAGCTGAAGAGCACCATCAATACCATGGTCGATCAGCTGAGCACGTTTGCCTCCGAGGTCACCCGAGTCGCGCGCGAGGTCGGCACGGAAGGGATCCTGGGCGGCCAGGCGGACGTTCAAGGAGTTTCCGGTACGTGGAAAGACCTTACCGACAACGTTAACAACATGGCGAGCAGCTTGACCGATCAGGTGCGGAATATCGCCGAGGTGACGACCGCGGTCGCGAACGGAGATCTATCGAAGCAGATCACCGTGGACGCCAAAGGGGAAATTCTGGAGCTGAAGAGCACGATGAACACGATGGTTGACCAGCTCCGGCGGTTCTCATCCGAGGTTACGCGTGTGGCCCGTGAGGTTGGAACGGAAGGCATTCTGGGCGGCCAAGCGGATGTTCAGGGTGTAGCGGGAACCTGGAAGGATCTGACCGACAGCGTTAATTCGATGGCGAGCAACCTGACCAACCAGGTGCGCAACATTGCGGTGGTGACAACGGCTGTCGCGAACGGCGACCTGTCCAAAAAAATCACGGCCGACGCACAGGGCGAAATTCTTGAAATGAAGATCACCATCAACACGATGGTGGATCAGCTGAGTACCTTTGCCTCCGAGGTAACGCGTGTGGCCCGCGAGGTGGCGACGGAAGGACAGCTGGGCGGCCAAGCCGAGGTTCAAGGCGTGGGCGGCACGTGGCGTGATTTGACCGAGAGCGTCAACTACATGGCGAGCACGTTGACCGACCAGGTGCGTAACATTGCCGAGGTAACGACGGCCGTAGCCAACGGGGATCTCTCAAAGCAGATTACCGTGGACGCCAAGGGCGAAATCCTGGAAATGAAGAGCACGATCAACCGGATGGTGGATCAGCTTCGCACCTTCTCTTCCGAGGTTACCCGTGTGGCCCGCGAAGTAGGAACCGAAGGGAAGCTCGGCGGCCAGGCCCAGGTCGCCGGAGTGGAAGGCACATGGCGAGATCTGACCGAGAGCGTCAACTACATGGCGAGCAATCTGACCGATCAGGTGCGTAACATCGCGGCGGTGACGACGGCGGTGGCGAAGGGGGATCTATCGAAGAAGATTACGGCGGATTTCCAGGGAGAGATCCTCGAGCTCAAGAACACCATTAACACGATGGTGGATCAGCTGAGCACTTTTGCCTCCGAGGTAACGCGCGTGGCCCGCGAGGTCGGCACCGAAGGAAAGCTCGGGGGCCAGGCCGAGGTGGAAGGCGCAGGCGGTACGTGGCGTGACTTGACCGAGAGCGTCAACTACATGGCGAGCAACCTGACCGGTCAAGTGCGAAACGTGGCGGAAGTCACAACGGCCGTAGCCAGTGGAGACCTGACCAAGAAAATTACGGTCGACGTCAAAGGGGAAATGCTGCAGCTGAAGAACACGATCAACACGATGGTGGATCAGCTGAGCACCTTTGCCTCCGAGGTCAACCGTGTCGCGAGCGAGGTCGGAATTGAAGGCAAGCTGGGCGGTCAAGCGGATGTTCAGGGGGTCTCCGGGACCTGGAAGGTACTGACGGACGGCGTTAACAACATGGCGAGCAACCTGACCGATCAGGTGCGTAACATCGCCGAGGTTACTACCGCTGTCGCCAAGGGAGATTTGACGAAGCAAATCACCGTTACCGCGCGCGGTGAAATTTCAGAGCTGAAGAATACGATCAACACAATGGTCGACCAGCTGAGCACGTTTGCCTCCGAGGTAACGCGCGTGGCTTATGAGGTTGGCACCGAAGGGAAGCTCGGCGGTCAGGCTCAGGTGAAAGGCATTGCCGGCACATGGAAGGATCTGACCGATTCCGTTAACTACATGGCGGGCAATCTGACGAATCAGGTGCGTAATATCGCGACCGTGACGACGGCCGTCGCCAACGGGGATCTGTCGAAGAAGATTACCGCCGATGCGCAGGGCGAAATTCTTGAGATGAAGAACACGATCAATACGATGGTCGATCAGCTCAGTACGTTTGCTTCTGAGGTAACCCGTGTAGCCCGGGAGGTTGGCACCGAAGGGAAGCTGGGCGGCCAGGCCGAGGTTAAAGGCGTAGGCGGCACATGGCGTGACTTGACCGAGAGTGTTAATAACATGGCGAGCAACTTGACCAATCAGGTGCGGAACATCGCCGAGGTGACCACGGCTGTTGCTAACGGGAACCTCTCGAAGAAAATTACCGTTAATACTCAAGGGGAAATTCTGGAACTCAAGAACACCATCAATACAATGGTCGACCAGCTGAGCAACTTCGCTTCGGAGGTTACGCGCGTGGCGCGTGAATTCGGGACGGAAGGGAAGCTCGGCGGCCAGGCGGACGTTAAGGATGTATCGGGAACGTGGAAGGATTTGACCGATTCCGTTAACTACATGACGGGGAACCTGACGAGCCAGGTGCGGAACATTGCGGACGTTACCACGGCCGTCGCCAACGGCGACCTGTCGAAGAAGATCACCGTCGACGTAAAAGGCGAGCTTCTCGAACTGAAGAATACGATCAATACAATGGTGGATCAGCTGAACTCGTTTGCCTCCGAGGTTACGCGTGTGGCCCGTGAGGTGGGAACGGACGGTAAGCTGGGCGGCCAGGCGCAGGTCCGGGGAGTCGGCGGAACCTGGAAGGATCTCACCGATAACGTTAACATCATGGCGACGAACCTCACCGATCAGGTTCGGGGAATCGCCAAGGTGGTGACCGCCGTCGCGAACGGGGATTTGAAGCGCAAGCTGACGGTGGAAGCGAAGGGCGAGATCGCCGAGCTGGCCGAAACGATCAACAACATGATCGATACGCTCGCTATTTTTGCCGAGCAGGTTACTTCCGTGGCGCGGGAAGTTGGCGTAGAAGGGAAGCTGGGCGGCCAGGCGAGCGTTCCGGGAGCATCGGGAACGTGGCGGGACTTGACCGACAACGTTAATATGCTGGCCGAGACACTTACCACTCAGATCCGCGCCATCACGAATGTGGCGACGGCGGTAACGAACGGTGATCTGTCGCGTGCGATTGATGTTCAGGCCGCCGGTGAGGTGGCGACCCTTAAAGATAACCTGAACGAGATGATCCGGAATCTGAAGGAAACGACCCGCATCAATACCGAGCAGGATTGGCTCAAGACGAATCTGGCCAAGTTCAGCCGGATGCTGCAGGGGCAGCGGGATCTCTATGCCGTCTGCCGCATGATTCTGTCCGAGCTCGCTCCGCTTGTGTCCGTTCAGCACGGCGTGCTGTTCATTAACGAAACGCTTAACGGCGAGCAGGTGCTCAAGCTGTTTGCAAGCTACGCTTACCAGGAACGCAAGCATCTGTCCAACCAGTTCAAGGCGGGAGAAGGTCTCTTGGGGCAATGCCTCATCGAGAAGCAGAGGATTCTGCTGACGAATGTGCCGCGCGACTACGTGAGCATCAATTCGGCGCTCGGGGAGTCCACTCCGCTCAACATTGTGCTTCTGCCCATTATTTTTGAGGACCAGGTGCTGGCCGTTATGGAGCTCGCATCGTTCCGGTCCTTTACGCCGATCGACCTGGCCTTCTTGGATCAGCTGACGGAAAGCATCGGGATCGTTCTGAATACGATGCAGGCCAATATGCGGACGGAGGAACTGCTCATGCAGTCCCAGTCCCTGACCGAAGAGCTTCAGCAGCAGCAGGAAGAGCTGCAGCACACGAATGAGGAGCTCGAGGAGAAGGCCAAGATGCTCGTGCTGCAGAAGGCCGAGGTCGAGAGCAAGAACAAGGAAGTGGAGCTTGCCAAGCGATTCCTCGAGGAAAAGGCCGAGCAGCTGGCTCTGACCTCCCGGTACAAATCGGAATTCCTTGCCAATATGTCACATGAGCTTCGCACTCCGCTTAACAGCCTGCTTCTTCTGTCGGAGCAGCTGTCGGATAACGTGGACGAGAATCTGACGGAGGAACAGGTTAAGTTCTCCAAGACGATTCATGAATCGGGGCTTGACCTGCTTAACCTGATTAACGATATTTTGGACCTTTCCAAGATCGAATCGGGAACGGCCTCACCGGAGATGAACGAATTTAAGCTTAGCGAGCTGGCCGACAGTTTGGAGAGGACGTTCTCTCACATGGCAGTTGACAAGGGCTTGGACTTCCAGATCAAAATGGAGCCTACCCTGCCGGAAAGGATCACAACGGATTCGAAAAGGCTCCAGCAAGTGATGACCAACCTGCTTTCGAACGCGTTCAAATTCACGCACAAAGGGCAGGTCCACCTCCTGATCCGTCAGGTGAAGGAAGGCTGGGCGAACGATAACGAGATCCTTAACAACGCCAAAATGGTGCTGGCCTTCTCAGTGAGCGATACCGGAATCGGTATTCCGGAGAACAAGCAGCAAATCATTTTCGAAGCCTTCCAGCAAGCGGATGGAAGCACTAGCCGGGAATACGGCGGGACCGGGCTGGGCCTTGCCATTTCCCGTGAGATCAGCCATATGCTTCATGGGGAAATCAAGGTATTCAGCGTACCGAACCGCGGCAGTATCTTTACCTTGTTCCTGCCGCTTGAGCTCGAACCGGCGCTGCTCCGGGAGAAGGAACCCAAAATGACTCCGGAAGAGGTGGAGTTCCAGGTAGCGGCGACGAAATATGTGCCCGAGGTCATTGACCTCAAGCCGACCAAGATCGATCTGCCAAGCGTCTTTATCGGCAACAGCACGGAAGAGCTCGAGGATGATCGGGGCCATATTCTACCTGGGGATACCGTTTTCCTGATCGTGGAGGACGACCAGAAATTTGCCCGCATTCTCCTCGATACGATCCGCAAACGCGGGATGAAAGCCATTGTTACTTCCAAGGGCAATAGTGTCCTGGAGCTGGCGCGTCACTTCAAGCCGGCTGCCATTACGTTGGATATCCGGATGACGGAAGTGGATGGCTGGTCGGTGATCGATCACATGAAGAACGATATCGACGTACGTCATATTCCCATTTGTGTGATCACGGTTGACGACGACCGGATCCCGCTTCTTCAACGGGGAGCCTATGCTTATTTGTGTAAACCGGTGACGAACGAGGAGCTCGATAAAGCCCTGGACAAGATCCTGGCCTTCTCGGAGAGAACCACGCGTAATCTGCTGGTTCTGGCCATGAATCCGGACCAGCGGAAGGAGATTGTGGAAGCCGTCGAGGGCAGTGACGTGAATATCACGGCTTTAGAGACGCCGCGAAAGGCTCTGAACCAGCTCAAAAAAGATTTCGACGCCGTTATCTTCGACAATGATCTGGAGGACATGAGCGGGATCCAATTTATCCGGGAACTGCTTAAGGTTTCTCCGAACAAAGAGATTCCGATCATTATGAATACCTCGAAGAAGCTGACGAAGGAAGAAGAATTTGAATTGGAGGAGCTGCTCAAAACCTGTGTCTTGAAGGAAGTCAAGTCTCCGGTTAGAATTTTGGACGAAACGGCGCTTTATCTGCATTTTAAAGCCGACGAGCTGACCGATACGCAGAAATCGACCCTCACCAAAATTCACCAAACCGACGAGATGATTGCCTACAAAAAAGTACTGGTCGTCGATGACGACATCCGTAACATCTTTGCTCTTACCACCATTCTCGAAAGGCACCAGATGAGGGTCATTCCGGCGGAAAGCGGCCGGGATGCCATTGACCTGCTGGAAAAGAATCCGGACATTAACATTGTCCTAATGGATATCATGATGCCGGGAATGGACGGCTACGAGACCATGTGCGCGATCCGCGAAATTCCGAAATTCAAATCGCTGCCGATCATTGCCCTGACGGCCAAAGCCATGAAGGGAGACCGCGAGAAATGTATTGAGGCCGGCGCTTCGGACTACATTACCAAGCCGGTCAACAGCACCCAGCTTCTTTCGCTCATGAGGGTTTGGCTGTACCGATAA
- a CDS encoding amino acid ABC transporter ATP-binding protein, with product MIQVTGLKKAFGDLHVLKGIDMEIAKGEVVVVIGPSGSGKSTFLRCLNLLEVPSGGEIVFEGISITDPKQDINKLRQKMGMVFQQFNLFPHLSIMDNITLAPRKVKGVPQAEAETEARRLLKLVGLEDKASSFPGQLSGGQKQRIAIARALAMNPDVMLFDEPTSALDPEMVGEVLDVMKRLASGGMTMVVVTHEMGFAREVGNRIVFMDGGVVVEEGKPQELFGNPKHPRTKDFLAKVL from the coding sequence ATGATCCAAGTAACAGGGCTGAAGAAGGCGTTCGGCGATCTGCACGTTCTGAAAGGGATTGATATGGAGATCGCCAAGGGCGAGGTGGTTGTTGTGATCGGGCCGAGCGGGTCCGGCAAAAGCACCTTCCTGCGCTGCCTGAATCTCCTCGAGGTTCCGAGCGGCGGGGAGATCGTTTTTGAAGGGATCTCCATTACGGATCCGAAGCAGGACATCAACAAGCTGCGCCAGAAGATGGGAATGGTGTTCCAGCAGTTCAATCTGTTCCCTCACCTGTCCATTATGGACAACATCACCCTGGCCCCCCGCAAGGTAAAAGGCGTTCCCCAGGCGGAAGCCGAGACGGAGGCGAGGAGACTGCTTAAGCTCGTAGGCCTCGAAGACAAAGCGTCGAGCTTCCCGGGACAGCTGTCGGGCGGTCAGAAACAGCGGATTGCGATTGCCCGCGCCCTAGCTATGAATCCCGATGTGATGCTGTTTGACGAGCCGACCTCCGCCCTGGATCCCGAGATGGTGGGCGAGGTGCTGGACGTCATGAAACGGCTCGCCTCCGGGGGCATGACCATGGTTGTCGTTACCCACGAGATGGGCTTTGCCCGCGAGGTCGGCAACCGGATCGTTTTCATGGACGGGGGCGTCGTGGTGGAGGAAGGCAAGCCGCAGGAGCTTTTCGGAAACCCGAAGCATCCGCGGACGAAGGATTTTTTGGCTAAAGTTCTATAA
- a CDS encoding amino acid ABC transporter permease has protein sequence MDFSFLPEYYDYFLKGAQITIYLSIVTVVLGVLLGILLALMKMSEIKPFRWAATAYIEFIRGTPLLVQLFIIFYGLPQLSQFLEMPDFVAGALALSINSAAYVAEIFRAGIQAIDKGQMEAARSLGMSKRMAMRHIILPQAFKNILPALGNEFIVVIKESSIVMVIGIHELMYNANVVKGAIYRPFEPLVAAAILYFILTFTLSKLLGVAERRMRTE, from the coding sequence GTGGACTTTTCCTTTTTGCCTGAATACTACGACTATTTCCTGAAGGGTGCTCAAATCACCATCTACCTATCTATTGTGACGGTCGTGCTTGGGGTCCTTTTGGGGATTCTGCTCGCCCTCATGAAAATGTCGGAGATCAAGCCGTTCCGCTGGGCGGCCACCGCTTATATCGAGTTCATCCGGGGGACTCCGCTTCTCGTTCAGCTATTCATCATCTTCTACGGCCTCCCCCAGCTTTCGCAGTTTCTCGAGATGCCGGATTTCGTAGCCGGAGCCTTGGCTTTGTCCATCAACAGTGCGGCGTATGTGGCGGAAATTTTCCGTGCCGGGATTCAAGCCATTGACAAAGGCCAGATGGAAGCGGCCCGTTCCCTCGGGATGAGCAAACGGATGGCGATGCGGCATATCATTCTGCCCCAGGCCTTCAAGAACATTCTTCCGGCACTAGGCAATGAGTTTATTGTCGTCATCAAGGAATCCTCGATCGTCATGGTCATCGGGATTCATGAGCTCATGTACAACGCCAACGTCGTCAAAGGGGCCATCTACCGGCCTTTCGAGCCGCTTGTCGCGGCTGCCATTCTATACTTCATTCTCACCTTCACGCTGTCTAAGCTGCTGGGTGTTGCCGAGAGGAGGATGAGGACGGAATGA